DNA from Planctomycetota bacterium:
AAGATCGACTGCAGCCCCGGGCCCACGAAACTGATCGCGAAGTACCCGTACACCACCGTCGGCACCGCGCTCAGCAGTTCCAGCACCGGCTTCACCGATTCGCGCACGCGGTGGGGCGCGAACTCCGACAGCCAGATCGCGATGATCGTCCCCACGGGCATCGCCACCACCAGCGCCACGGCCGTGGTCACCAGCGTCCCGCTCACCAGGGGCATGATCCCGAACTGCTGGGGCTCGAACAGCGGGGTCCACTCGCGCCCCGTCAGGAACTCGCGCACCGTCACCTGCGGCTGGCGGAAGAACAGGATCGAGTCGTACACGAGCACGTACACGATGCCCGCCGTCACGAAGATCGAGAACACCGCCGCCAGCAGCAGCCCGACCTCCAGCAGACGCTCCACGGGGCGCGCGCCCACCGTGGCCGGCAGGGGCAGAGGATCGACCGGTCGTGCTACCGCTGCCGACATCGTGCTCCACTCTCGGGGAATGAACCCGTTCCGCGTTGGGCGCTTCCCGCCCGCGACTCACTCGGCCTCGCGCGCCAGCACGTCCTCGATCTTGATGCCCACCGGCGATTCGCCCGCGAAGACCGATCCGGCTTTGCGCTGCGCGAACCGCGACGCCGCGAGCTGGTACGCCGCGTCCGGCAGGGGCACGTAGCGAACCTCCGTCGCGAGCTTCCCCGCGTTGGCCAGGTAGAACTCGACGAACTGGCGCACCTCGGCGCGGGTGTCCGCGCTCTTCTTGTTCACGTAGATGAAGAGCGGGCGCGAGAGCGGCGCGTACGTGCCGTTCAGCACCGTCGCGGGGCTGGGCGTCACCGGGTCCTTCGTCGCCGTGTTCTTGTCCCAGGCGATCGCCACCGGCGTCAGTCGCTCCTGGTGCGCCAGGTAGTAGGCCATGCCGAAGTAGCCCAGCGCGTTCTTGCTGCGCTCCACGCCCGTCACGAGCGTGTTGTCGTCTTCCGAGGGCGTGTAGTCCGGGCGCGAGGCCTTCGCCTTCCCGACGATCGCCTCGGTGAAGTAGTCGAACGTGCCCGAGTCGGCGCCCGGGCCGAACAGGTCGATCGGGGCGTCGGGCCACTCCGGACGCACCTGGTTCCACCTCGTGATGACGCCCTTGGCCTCCGGCTCCCAGACCTTCTTGAGCTCCGCCACCGTCATGGAGCGGGCCCACGTGTTCTCCTTGTTCACGACCACCGTCAGCGCGTCGTACGCCACCGGCAGCTCGATGAACTCCACCCCCGCCTTCGCGCAGTCCTCGATCTCGGTCTTCGAGATCGGGCGCGACGCATTCGCCACGTCGATCTCACCCCGCGCGAACTTCTTGAACCCGCCCCCGGTCCCGGAGTTCCCCACCGTCGCGCGCAGCCCCTTGTTCGCGATCTGGAACTCCTCCGCCACCGCCTGCGAGATCAGGAACACCGTGCTCGAGCCGTCCGTCTTCACCACGTTCGACGTGGCCTCGCCCGTGGGCGCGTCCGAGCCCGGGGCCCCCTTGGGCGCCTCGCCGGTCGCCGGCGCCGTCGCGCCAGCGGGCGCTTTCTCCCCGCCCTGCGGCGACTCCCCGCACCCCGACATCCAGCCCACACACGCCGCCGCCACCACCGCCGCCCATCCGAGCACGCGAGTCATGCCTGCGTCTCCCATTGTTCGAAGCCCCGCCCCAGCACACCGTCCCGACCCGACGTCCGTGCGGCTCCGGCACGGGCGTCCGAGAATCCCCCTCACCCTAAGTCTCGTGCGCCCCAGCCGATGGAACCCATGACCAATCTTCGCATTGAGTTCGTGTTGTGTTCGGACGAACTCTCGCGGATCTTCCCGCCTCGGGCCCCGTTCACGCCGTCGGCTGCCCGCCCGCCTCCCGCATCAGCGTCTCGAACGTGCCGAGCAGTTCCACGCTGTCCGGCGACGCGTCGCGCGGCGGCGCGCGCCGCACGCTGTGCCCCTCCCCGGTCAGGTCCCAGGCGTTCCGGTGGTCCGCCAGGTGCACCTGCATGATCCGCAGCAGGCGCTCCCGCGCCTCGCGATCGCGCACCGGCACCGCGACCTCCACCCGGTTCGACAGATTCCGGTACATCCAGTCCGCGCTCCCGAAGTACCAGTCCCCGTCCAGCGGGTCTTCCTGCCCGGACGCGAAGTGGAAGATCCGCGAGTGCTCGAGGAACCGCCCCACCACCGACAGCACGCGAATGTTCTCCGACATCCCCGGCACCCCCGGACGCAGGCAGCAGAACCCGCGGCAGACGATCGTGATCTGCACGCCCGCCGCGCTCGCCGCGTACAGCCGCTCGGTGATGTCCCGGTCCTCGAGCGCGTTGACCTTCACCAGGATCCGCGCCGGGCGACCACGCCGCGCAAACTCCATCTCGCGCTCGATCATCTGGTTGAACCGCGTGCGCATGGTGAAGGGCGCGACGAGCAGGTTGGGGTACGACGGCGCCGCGGCCATGCCCGTGAGGAAGTTGAACAGGTTCACGAGGTCCGCCGTGATCTCCGGATCGCACGTGAACAGCCCGCAGTCGGTGTAGAGCTGCGCGGTGCGCGGATGGTAGTTGCCCGTGCCCAGGTGCGCGTAGCAGCGCAGCCCGTGACGCTCGCGCCGCACCACCAGGCTCGTCTTGCAGTGGGTCTTGAGCCCGGCGACCCCGTACGCCACGTGCACGCCGGCCTTCTCGAGCTGGCGCGCGAACCGCACGTTGCGCCCCTCGTCGAAGCGCGCCCGCAGTTCGACGAGGCACGCGACCTGCTTCCCGCTCTCGGCCGCTCTCACGAGGTTCTCGATGAACGGCGAGTCCGGCGAGGTGCGGTAGAGGGTCTGCTTGATGGTGAGCACGTCCGGGTCCGCCGCGGCCGCCGCGATGAACCGCTCGACGCTCATCCGGAAGCTCTCGTACGGGTGGTGGACGAGGATGTCCTGCTTGCGGATTGCCGCAAAGAACGCCGCCGACGACTTCTCGCCCGACGCCGCCATCGCCGTCGCGAGTCGGGGCGGCGTCACGCCCTTCCAGGGCTTGTGGCGCAGGTCCGGGCGCTCCAGGTCGGCCAGCTCCGCGACGAGCTGCGCGCTCGACAGCGCCGGACGCTCATACACGTCCTGCGAATCGATGTTCAGCTTGTCCACCAGGCGCCGGCGCAGCTCCTCGCCCGCGCTCTCCTCGATCTCCAGGCGCACCACCCGCGCAAAGCGGCGCTGCTTCAGGTCGGCCTCGATGGACTGCAGCAGGTTCGCCGTGTCGAGATCGTCGCGCTGGATGCCCGCCGAGCGCGTCACGCGGAACAGCACGTGCTCCTCGACCCGCAGCCCGGGGAACAGATCGTCAAGGTTGTGCCGGATGATGTCCTGCAGCAGCGCGTACCGCGCCCCGGCTTCCCGCTCGCCCGACGGCAGGCGCACCAGGTGCCGGATCGTCTGCGGGAACTTCAGGCGCGCAAAGCTCGCCTCCGGCCCCGCCCCGGGCAGCGTCTGCGCCGGCGCGGGCTCGGGCGGCGTCGCCAGCACCGCCAGGTTCTCCGACAGGTTCGAGATGAACGGGAACCGGTGCGTCGGGTTCACCGCCAGGGGCGTCAGCGCCGGGAAGACGTTCGCCCGGTACCAGTCCTCCGACCACCGGCGCTCCTTCGCCGAAAGCTCCGTGTACCGCAGCATCACGATCCCCGCGCGCTCCAGCAGCGGGACCAGTTCCCTGTACCGCGCGTCGTGCTCCCCCTGCAGCGCGGTCACGAACTCGCGGCACCCGTTCAGCTGCTGGCGGGGCGTCAGCCCGTCCGGCCCGGGAGCGCTCACCCCCGCGTGCACCTGGCGCTTCAGCAGCCCCACGCGCTTCATGAAGAACTCGTCCAGGTTGCTCGTGAAGATGCTCAGGAACCGCAGCCGCTCCAGCAGCGGGAGCGTCTCATCCCCCGCCTGCGCCAGCACCCTCCGGTTGAACTCCAGCCACGACAGATCGCGGTTGAAGAACCGCGCCTGCTCATCGCCGATGAACGGCGCTCCGGGGATCCTGCTCACGTTCTTGCGCGCTGTCTGGGGCATCGGAACGTCCGCGGGTCCGCCGGGACGCACGCGGATCGTTGGGGGCGTCGTGCCCTCGTGCGCGGGTTCCATGGAGATCCCTTCCAAAATCCGTACACCTACCGCGGGCGGATGTACGTCGCCCCGCACCCGGGCGCCTCGGTCACGCGCACCGACCGCACCCGCGCGTGCGGCGCCAGCGATGCGTCGAGGCGCGACGCCAGTTCATCGGCGATGTGACGCGCCACACGCTCCGCGCTCGGGTTGATCGTCGTGAACGGCGCCACGTCGTTGAGCGATCGGTTGTGGAACGCGCCGGTGATGTCCTCGAGCGCCGCGTGCACCGTGTGAAAGTCGCACACCAGTTCGTCGCTGTCCAGCGCGTCGCCGACGATGATCGCCGTCACGTGCCAGTTGTGCCCGTGCACGGGCTCGCGCGTGCCGGCGATGGCGAGCGCGTGGGCGGCGGAGAAGACGTGCTCGACCGAGATCTCGAACATGAACCCAGCGTAGCGGAAAGGCCGGCCCGCCGTTGTCGCTACGCTTGCCCTCGCATGAGCAGACTGATGCTGTCGGTGTCGGGGTGTCGCGGGGTCATCGGGCGGACGCTCACGCCCGAGGTCGCCGCCCGCTTCGCCGGGTGCTTCGGGGCCTTCCTCGTCGAGCGATCCGCCGGGCGGCCCGTCACCGTCGTGCTCGGACGCGACGGGCGGCGCGGGAGCGAGGTCATCGCCGCCGCCGCCTGCGCCGGGCTGGCCGGCGCCGGCTGTCGCGTCATCGACCTCGGCGTCGCCGCCACCCCCACCGTCGCGGTCGAGACCGACGTCTTCGCCCGCGCCCGCCCGCCCGCGGCTGGGATGGTCGTCACCGCCAGCCACAACCCGCAGGATTGGTGCGGGCTCAAGTGCCTCCTCGCCGACGGGGGCGAGTTCGGCTCCGCCGCCTGCGCCCCGCCCGCAGACCTCGCCCGTCTCATCATCGACCGCTTCGAGCGTGCCCAGCCCGGGACGGCCTCATGGGACGCCATCGGCACCATCGAGCCACTCGCGGGCGCGCACGACGAGCACGTCGAGCGCCTGGCCGAAGCGCTCGAGGCCGCCGGGCTCGCCGAAGACCCCAGCACGCTGGGCGAGGGGCTGAAGGTCGCGCTGGATTCGGTGAACGCGTCGGGGGCCGAGGCGGCCCGCGCGTTCCTCGAGGCCGTCGGGTGCGAGGAGATCCTGCACCTGGGCGCCGAGGGCGACGGGATCTTCCGCCACCCGCCCGAGCCGACGAGCGAGAACCTGGGCCTGCCCGGCGGGCTGTGCGACGCCGTGCGCGAGAGCGCGAGCGACGTGGGCTTCGCGCAAGACCCCGACGCGGATCGGCTCGCCATCATCGACGAGCGCGGACGCTACATCGGCGAGGAGTACACGCTCGCGCTGGGCGCGCTCGCGCTTCTGGAGGCCCGGCGCCGGCGGGCCGAGCCCACGCAGGGCTGCGTGCTCGTCACGAACCTCAGCACCTCGCGCATGCTCGACGATGTCGCCGCCCGGTTCGGGGCGCGCGTCGAACGAACGCCCGTGGGCGAGGCCCACGTCGTCGAGACGATGAAGCGCCTCGCCGCCGCGGGAACCCCCGTGCTCGCCGGGGGCGAGGGCAACGGCGGGCTCATCTGGCCCCGCGTCACCTACGTCCGCGATTCGCTCTCCTCGATGGCGATGATCCTCGCGCTGCTTCGCGACGGCCCCGATCGCCGGCGCGTCTCCGACCTCGTGGCGTCGATCCCCGCGTACGCGATCGAGAAGCGCAAGGTCGATCTCCCGCGACGCGAGGACGCCGCCCCGGGCCTCGAGCGCGTCGCCAACGCCTTCCGCGCCCAGCGCCTCGACACCCGCGACGGCGTGTGGGTCGATTTCACGCACGGGCCCCTCGCCGGACGGGCCTGGCTCCACGTGCGGGCGAGCAACACCGAGCCGATCCTGCGGCTCATCGCCGAGGCCCCCACGCCCGCGGCGGCCCGCTCGATTCTGGACGAGGCCGGGCGCGTGCTGAACCAATGAAAACACTTGGCATGCTAAGCTCTGCCGGCTCACCAGCGGATTCTTTCAGAATATTCTGAAAGCACGTTGAACCGGCGCCCGCTCGCCGGGATACTGGAGGTATGCCCGACACGCGCGAGCAACTCGCCGCCGCTCAGGACCGGTTCATCGCGGTCTGGGGCCAGATGGCCGGCGCGTGGGGCGTCTCCCGCACGATGGCCGAGGTGCACGCGCTGCTGTACATCACCGGCGAGGCGATGAACACCGACGAGGTGATGGACCGCCTGCAGATCTCGCGCGGCAACGCGAGCATGTCGCTGCGGGCGCTGCTCGACTGGGGCATCGTCGAGCGCACGCACCGCCGGGGCGACCGCAAGGAGTACTTCCGGGGCGAGCAGGACGTCTGGGCGCTCTTCCGCGCGATCGTCCGCGGGCGGCTCACGCGCGAGGTGGACCCGCTGCTCGCGAGCCTGCACGAGATCCGCGACATGTCGCCCGGCGAGCGGCGCCGGGCCAAGGGCGAGGCGCTGTCCGAGGCCGACCGGGCGCTGCTCGAGGCGCACAACGCGCGGCTCGATTCCATGGTGGAGTTCTTCAAGATCCTGGAAGGGCTGGCCCAGACGTTCGTGAGCCCGGCGGGACGCGGGCTCCAGGCCGCCGCGGTGTTGCTGTCCGCGACGCGTCCGCAGGAGGGCCGGGAGGACGTCGCGTGACGCGCACCCGCACCGAGTGCGGCCCGGCACACCCAGAGGCCGCGCCCCCGCGGCACGCGTGCGTCGCGTGGCAGGTGGGCGCGGGCCCGTGGTGCCCCGGCGGCGTCGCGTGCGAGGTCGTGTGGGACGTGCCCCTGTCCGAACCTTCGGCGCGCGCCACGTGCCGCGTTGTCGGGCCCGCGGGGTCCAGCGTGCTGCACGACGCGCCGGTGCGCATCACGCGGGACGGATTCGACCAGGTGCACGCGCACACCGATGACGGCTCGCTGGTGGCGAGCTTCGACGCGAGCGACGGGCGCGTGCTGTACGCCCGCACGACGATGCTGCGAGGCCTGGGCGTGCCCGGCGGAAGGGCCGAGATCGCACGCCTGCGCACGCCCGAGGCCCGGGCTACGAACGCTTGCCCAGCACCATCCCGATGACCGCGCCGATGACAGTGACGCCCGCGGCGACGCCGACCAGAATGAAGAAGTTCTCGCCGATCGTCTGCAGCGTCCCGCCGCCGGCCGCGCTCGTGAAGCCCAGGATCAGCGTCGCCATGCCGAGCATGAGCGCCACGACCATGCCCACGGCCAGCCCGCCCGCGATGCCCGACCACGTCCCGTCGTAGGGCTCGGCCGCGACCATCACGGGAGCAGCGACCTCGGTCTCGGACGCGCCGGGCGATTCGAAGAGTGCGCCGCCGCCGTCGCTGGCGCCGGGGATGTCCGCCGTGGTCTGCTGCGCCACGGTGTCCGAGCCGTAGACGTCGTCCATCAGGCCTTGGCCGAGCGACGTGTCATCGGCTTCCTTCTTGAGATCGAGCAGCCCGCCCGAGCCCGACCCGCTGCGCCCGGGATCGTCGAACCCGGCCGTGGGGCTCGTGCTCACCCGCGTGACGGCGTTGGCATCGGCGTCGTCGGTCGCGTCGGCCTCGAAGATCCCGATCGCGCTGCCGTCGCTGTCCTTGCGCCCGCCCTTGGGCTGGTCGAGCGTCATCCCGGTGCCGCTGGACGAGAGCTTGAGCTCGCCGCTGTCGGCCGCCAGCGGGATCATCCCGTCGTCGTCGCCTCCCGCCAGCAGGTCCACCTGCTCGCGCTTGAACATCAGCTTGTCGCGATCGCGGAACTCCTGCAACTGCCCGCGCGCGGCCATCTGACGCACGTCCTCCACGGACTTGCCGAGCTTCTGGGCGGCTTCTTCGAGCGAATAGAACATCTTGTCCATGGCGAACTCCACGTTACGCGTCTGAGCAGCGCCCCCGTGCCACGTTCACAGCCCGGGAGCGCAAAGGCCCCCAGCATAGCATCAAATCCGATTCTGCGTGCTCGCGGGTTCCGCCCCGTACGGACTTTCTTCGGGATCGCGTCCCGTCGGCCCGCGCTCCGCGCACGTTGCCGCAACCCGCGCGTCGCACCCTCGGTAGACCTCGTGCCCGCTCCGGCGGGTACACACCCCAACGTCGCTCGCGGCGCCCCTCTCGCCTCGAGCGACCTTTGCCGCGGCCCGCACGCTCACGCCTACGGGCAGGGCGCGCCGGCGATCACCTGCGCCAGGGCGCTCAGGTCGTCCTGGTCGACGTTGCCGTCGCGGTTGAAGTCCGGGTCCTGCGCCGAGCACGACGGATCGCCCGCCACGACCTGCGCAAGGCAGCCGACGTCGTCCTGGTCCACATTCCCGTCCTGGTTGAAGTCCGGCTCGCACGCCACCCCGGGAACGCCGTCGAGCAGGAACGGCAGGTCCTTGCCTAGATCGGCCGCCTCGGCGGGCTTGCCCGCGTCGACGACCGCGTACCACCCGGCGTGTGCGCGCCCCGCCTCCTGGCGCAGTTGCACCGCGTTGCCCACGGACCGCACGCCGGGCACCGTCACCGCGGGCGAGTACGCCGGCGTGTTGGGATCCAGGCACACGTACTGCCAGTCGAGCCAGTACTGCCCCTCCGACAGATACACCGAGGGCAGCGACGCCGTGGTGGCCCACACGAGACGCGTCGTGTCGGGGGCCTGCGGCAGGGGCTGCGCGGTCGTGCTGAAGACGCGGTAGATGCTCGTCGGCTGCGACGAGCCCATGCGGTTCGTGACATCGTCGCCGAAGACCACCGCCGCACCCGCATCACCCGGACGCCCGGACCAGATCCGCAGCGTGAGGCCGACGAAGGGCGACATCGGCCCGGCGGCCCCGGGCTGGTACGCGTACACCGTGACGCCCTGCAGCGTCCAGCCCCCCGCGGGCACGCTGAAGTCGTCGGCGAAGCGGAACGCGCCGTCCGCGCCGATGGCGTGCGAGGCAAACCCGCCGACCGCGTCGGCGTGCAGCCCCGCGATGGGCGCTTCGCTCCAGAACGACGCCGTCGGGGCGGGCACGCCGGACTGCGTGGCCGAGGCGGCGCCCAGCGCGGGCGACGCGGGGTTCGCGCTCCCGTTGCTCAGCAGGGGCTCGGCGCGGGCGAGGGCGCCCAGCGCAACGGGGAGGGACGCGGCAACGAGCAGGAGGGTGGTTCGCACGGTCGGACTCCGCATCAGGGTCGGCGAATCATGGGGGCGATCAGAGCAGCACGCCGCGGTCGGTGGGGACAAAGCTCGGGAAGATGGTGCCGAGATCGGTGGCGCCCAGGCGCTGCGAGAGGATCTCGGCCAGCAGGTCGCGGTAATCGATGGTGACGTTCAGGTCCAGGCCCTCGTAGCGCTGGTCGGGCGCCAGGCCGGGCCACTGGGCGAGCACGCGCCCGCCGTTGACCGCGTTGCCCATGACGATCGCGCAGTTGCCGTGCCCGTGGTCGGTGCCCAGGCTCCCGTTCTCCTGCACGCGCCGCCCGAACTCGCTCATGCACACCACGATGTGGCTCGGCTGGACGGCCCCGCTGTTGAGGTCGGCGTGGAAGGCCGCCAGCCCCTGCGCGACCTGCGCCATCAGGTTCGCCATCGTGCCCGTGAGCGTGCCCTGGTTGGCGTGCGTGTCCCACCCGCCCAGGTCGATGGCGACCGCCTCGACGCCCACCTGCGCCTTGAGCAGCGCGGCGGTCGACTTCAGCGACGTCCCGAACGTGCCGGTGGGGTACACCGCCCCGCCCGTGGGCACGTACCCCGCGAAGTTGATCGTGTTCAGCAGGTCGATGGTCTGCAGCGTCGTGATCGCGGCGGCGTGGATCGGGTCGGGCTGGTCCTCGTACATGTCCTCGATCGCGCCCCGACGCGCCGGGCGCGTGCCCGACGCCCCGCCCAGGTCGAACGTGTCGAGGTTCGGGATCGGCAGCGTCTGCGGCGCGCCCACCAGCGTGCGCATGAGCCCCGTGCTGATGCCCACGCCCCGCAGCAGTGCGCCGGGCATCATCGGGTCGATGTTCGCCAGGTGGCGACCCAGCCAGCCCGTGGCGAGCGTCGGGTCCGCGGGCTTGCCCACCTCCATGAAGCGCTGCGCGTCGAAGTGCGAGCGCGACGGATCGTGCGAGCCCGTGGCGTGCACGAACAGCAGTTGCCCGGACTGGTACGCCGGGATGAGCGCGGTCATCGCCGGCGGCAGGCCGAAGAACCCGTCCAGGTCGGTCGCGCGGTTCGCCTGCCCGCTCGAGGGCGCGGGCACCGCGAGATTGGGGCGGGCGGTGTAATACGCCGGGTCGGCGTGCGGCACCACCATGTTGAGCCCGTCGTTCGCGCCGCGCAGATAGATCGACACGATCACGTCGCGCATCGACGAGCGGTACTCTCGCGCCACCGCGACGCGCGGCAGCCACGCCGGCGTGGCGGCGGCCAGGGCGGTGACCCCGCTCGCGGCGATGAACCGGCGGCGTGACAGGGCGAGATATTCCGGGCAGCCGCTCGGACCTCCGGACGGGGCGTCGGCTTGGGGCGCGGGCGGGGGCTGGGTGCTCATCGGGTGTTCTCCGGCTCGGTCGCTCGGCGGGTCAGGACTAGAACCACTGGAAGAACGGGGACGACATGGCCAGCCCCAGCGCCTCGCGCTGGCGCGTCAGCGTCGGAACATTCGGCAGCATGTAGTTGCGGATCCGGTCGCGCTCCACCGCGGGCATCTCGCCCGCGTAGAACGACTGGTTGATCTTCTCGACCATCTGGTCAGCCGTCGACAGGCCCGCGAAGAACGCGCCCGCGTCGATCGAGAGACCCGAGATCCCGCTGTTCATGAGGTCCGCGCCGAAGTTCCAGCGCGGGATGATCAGCCCCACCCAGTAGTCCGTGGCGTCGGGGTAGCCGTCCGGCGTCGGCCAGCCGAAGCGGGGCATCCCCGCCGCCGAAAGGCGCGTGCGGAACGTCGTCGTGCTGGTGATCGCCGACGGCGCCCCGCGCAGGCACGAGATGAAGTGATGCCACGGACGCTTGTACTTGGGCGCCGCCATCGCCAGGTTGTTGGGCGCCAGGGCCGCCCGGATCATCGACTTGATGTCCCCGCCGGTCGACGTGAACGCCGCGGCGACCTGGTCGACCACGCCCGCGGGCACGGCGTCGCCCAGCAGCCAGCGGC
Protein-coding regions in this window:
- the pstC gene encoding phosphate ABC transporter permease subunit PstC, producing MSAAVARPVDPLPLPATVGARPVERLLEVGLLLAAVFSIFVTAGIVYVLVYDSILFFRQPQVTVREFLTGREWTPLFEPQQFGIMPLVSGTLVTTAVALVVAMPVGTIIAIWLSEFAPHRVRESVKPVLELLSAVPTVVYGYFAISFVGPGLQSIFPGLPAFNMLIAGLVMGVMIVPYVSSLSEDAMRAVPMILREGSYAMGANRLTTALRVVFPAAISGIAAAYTLAMSRAVGETMIVAIAAGGKPNLTIDPTEAAATITAYIVQVSQGDLPHRSVGYESIFAAGLTLFVMTLGFNLLGAFLRRRFRQVY
- a CDS encoding PstS family phosphate ABC transporter substrate-binding protein codes for the protein MTRVLGWAAVVAAACVGWMSGCGESPQGGEKAPAGATAPATGEAPKGAPGSDAPTGEATSNVVKTDGSSTVFLISQAVAEEFQIANKGLRATVGNSGTGGGFKKFARGEIDVANASRPISKTEIEDCAKAGVEFIELPVAYDALTVVVNKENTWARSMTVAELKKVWEPEAKGVITRWNQVRPEWPDAPIDLFGPGADSGTFDYFTEAIVGKAKASRPDYTPSEDDNTLVTGVERSKNALGYFGMAYYLAHQERLTPVAIAWDKNTATKDPVTPSPATVLNGTYAPLSRPLFIYVNKKSADTRAEVRQFVEFYLANAGKLATEVRYVPLPDAAYQLAASRFAQRKAGSVFAGESPVGIKIEDVLAREAE
- the ppk1 gene encoding polyphosphate kinase 1, giving the protein MPQTARKNVSRIPGAPFIGDEQARFFNRDLSWLEFNRRVLAQAGDETLPLLERLRFLSIFTSNLDEFFMKRVGLLKRQVHAGVSAPGPDGLTPRQQLNGCREFVTALQGEHDARYRELVPLLERAGIVMLRYTELSAKERRWSEDWYRANVFPALTPLAVNPTHRFPFISNLSENLAVLATPPEPAPAQTLPGAGPEASFARLKFPQTIRHLVRLPSGEREAGARYALLQDIIRHNLDDLFPGLRVEEHVLFRVTRSAGIQRDDLDTANLLQSIEADLKQRRFARVVRLEIEESAGEELRRRLVDKLNIDSQDVYERPALSSAQLVAELADLERPDLRHKPWKGVTPPRLATAMAASGEKSSAAFFAAIRKQDILVHHPYESFRMSVERFIAAAAADPDVLTIKQTLYRTSPDSPFIENLVRAAESGKQVACLVELRARFDEGRNVRFARQLEKAGVHVAYGVAGLKTHCKTSLVVRRERHGLRCYAHLGTGNYHPRTAQLYTDCGLFTCDPEITADLVNLFNFLTGMAAAPSYPNLLVAPFTMRTRFNQMIEREMEFARRGRPARILVKVNALEDRDITERLYAASAAGVQITIVCRGFCCLRPGVPGMSENIRVLSVVGRFLEHSRIFHFASGQEDPLDGDWYFGSADWMYRNLSNRVEVAVPVRDREARERLLRIMQVHLADHRNAWDLTGEGHSVRRAPPRDASPDSVELLGTFETLMREAGGQPTA
- a CDS encoding 6-carboxytetrahydropterin synthase, producing MFEISVEHVFSAAHALAIAGTREPVHGHNWHVTAIIVGDALDSDELVCDFHTVHAALEDITGAFHNRSLNDVAPFTTINPSAERVARHIADELASRLDASLAPHARVRSVRVTEAPGCGATYIRPR
- a CDS encoding phosphoglucosamine mutase, whose amino-acid sequence is MSRLMLSVSGCRGVIGRTLTPEVAARFAGCFGAFLVERSAGRPVTVVLGRDGRRGSEVIAAAACAGLAGAGCRVIDLGVAATPTVAVETDVFARARPPAAGMVVTASHNPQDWCGLKCLLADGGEFGSAACAPPADLARLIIDRFERAQPGTASWDAIGTIEPLAGAHDEHVERLAEALEAAGLAEDPSTLGEGLKVALDSVNASGAEAARAFLEAVGCEEILHLGAEGDGIFRHPPEPTSENLGLPGGLCDAVRESASDVGFAQDPDADRLAIIDERGRYIGEEYTLALGALALLEARRRRAEPTQGCVLVTNLSTSRMLDDVAARFGARVERTPVGEAHVVETMKRLAAAGTPVLAGGEGNGGLIWPRVTYVRDSLSSMAMILALLRDGPDRRRVSDLVASIPAYAIEKRKVDLPRREDAAPGLERVANAFRAQRLDTRDGVWVDFTHGPLAGRAWLHVRASNTEPILRLIAEAPTPAAARSILDEAGRVLNQ
- a CDS encoding helix-turn-helix domain-containing protein, whose translation is MDKMFYSLEEAAQKLGKSVEDVRQMAARGQLQEFRDRDKLMFKREQVDLLAGGDDDGMIPLAADSGELKLSSSGTGMTLDQPKGGRKDSDGSAIGIFEADATDDADANAVTRVSTSPTAGFDDPGRSGSGSGGLLDLKKEADDTSLGQGLMDDVYGSDTVAQQTTADIPGASDGGGALFESPGASETEVAAPVMVAAEPYDGTWSGIAGGLAVGMVVALMLGMATLILGFTSAAGGGTLQTIGENFFILVGVAAGVTVIGAVIGMVLGKRS
- a CDS encoding DUF1501 domain-containing protein, which translates into the protein MSTQPPPAPQADAPSGGPSGCPEYLALSRRRFIAASGVTALAAATPAWLPRVAVAREYRSSMRDVIVSIYLRGANDGLNMVVPHADPAYYTARPNLAVPAPSSGQANRATDLDGFFGLPPAMTALIPAYQSGQLLFVHATGSHDPSRSHFDAQRFMEVGKPADPTLATGWLGRHLANIDPMMPGALLRGVGISTGLMRTLVGAPQTLPIPNLDTFDLGGASGTRPARRGAIEDMYEDQPDPIHAAAITTLQTIDLLNTINFAGYVPTGGAVYPTGTFGTSLKSTAALLKAQVGVEAVAIDLGGWDTHANQGTLTGTMANLMAQVAQGLAAFHADLNSGAVQPSHIVVCMSEFGRRVQENGSLGTDHGHGNCAIVMGNAVNGGRVLAQWPGLAPDQRYEGLDLNVTIDYRDLLAEILSQRLGATDLGTIFPSFVPTDRGVLL